The Ascaphus truei isolate aAscTru1 unplaced genomic scaffold, aAscTru1.hap1 HAP1_SCAFFOLD_1567, whole genome shotgun sequence genome has a segment encoding these proteins:
- the LOC142476324 gene encoding LOW QUALITY PROTEIN: uncharacterized protein LOC142476324 (The sequence of the model RefSeq protein was modified relative to this genomic sequence to represent the inferred CDS: inserted 2 bases in 1 codon), with translation MRIGTRLPETRQSIPIHQQPFTKLTDTARQGEGLKNRDMNPYSETYDNVIPQIIPTGKKSYNCSECGKSFSKKSLLVTHQRIHTGVRPYNCSECGKSFSQKLHLVRHQRIHTGVRPYNCSECGKSFSRKSVLVTHQRIHTGVRPYNCSECGKSFSDESSLRTHQRIHTGVKPYNCSECGISFSKKSNLVTHQKIHAGVRPYNCSECGESFSQKSNLLTHQRIHTGERLYNCSECGKSVSDKSQFVTHQRIHTGERPYNCSECGKSFSDKSNLRTHQRIHTGVRPYNCSECGKSFSQKSHLVKHQRIHIGETXYNCSE, from the exons ATGAGAATTGGAACAAGATTACCAGAAACTCGGCAGAGCATTCCTATACATCAACAGCCTTTTACCAAACTTACAGACACCGCAAGACAAGGAGAGGGTTTAAAGAACAGAGACATGAACCCCTACAGTGAGACATACGATAATGTTATACCGCAAATAATCCCCACGGGGAAGaaatcctataactgctctgaatgtgggaaaagcttcagtaagaaatcacttcttgttacacaccaaagaatccacacaggggtgagaccctataactgctctgaatgtgggaaaagcttcagtcagaaattgcatcttgttagacaccaaagaatccacacaggggtgagaccttataactgctctgaatgtgggaaaagcttcagtaggAAATCagttcttgttacacaccaaagaatccacacaggggtgagaccctataactgctctgaatgtgggaaaagcttcagtgatGAATCAAGTCTTcgtacacaccaaagaatccacacaggggtgaagccttataactgttCTGAATGCGGGATAAGCTTCAGTAAGAAATcaaatcttgttacacaccaaaaaaTCCACGCAGGTGTGAgaccttataactgctctgaatgtggggaaagcttcagtcagaaatcAAATCTTCtaacacaccaaagaatccacacaggggagagactctataactgctctgaatgtgggaaaagtgTCAGTGATAAATCACagtttgttacacaccaaagaatccacacaggggagagaccctataactgctctgaatgtgggaaaagcttcagtgatAAATCAAATCTTcgtacacaccaaagaatccacacaggggtgaggccctataactgctctgaatgcgggaaaagcttcagtcagaaatcACATCTTGTtaaacaccaaagaatccacataGGGGAGAc ctataactgctctgaatga
- the LOC142476323 gene encoding uncharacterized protein LOC142476323 codes for MRIGTRLPETRQSIPIHQQPFTKLTDTTRQAEGLKNRDMNPYSGTYGNVIPQIIPTGKKSYNCSQCGKSFSKKSNLVTHQRIHTGVRPYNCSECGKNCSQKSDLVIHQRIHTGVRPYNCSECGKSFSNKSNLVTHQRIHTGERPYNCSECGKSFSDESNLVTHQRIHTGERSYNCSECGKSFSRKSHLVTHQIIHTGVRPYNCSECGKSFSDKSGLCTHQRMHTGVKPYNCSECGKSFSQKSHLVKHQRIHTGVTL; via the coding sequence ATGAGAATTGGAACAAGATTACCAGAAACTCGGCAGAGCATTCCTATACATCAACAGCCTTTTACCAAACTTACAGACACCACAAGACAAGCAGAGGGTTTAAAGAACAGAGACATGAACCCCTACAGTGGGACATACGGTAATGTTATACCGCAAATAATCCCCACAGGGAAGAAATCCTATAACTGCTCtcaatgtgggaaaagcttcagtaagaaatcaaatcttgttacacaccaaagaatccacacaggggtgagaccctataactgctctgaatgtgggaaaaactgCAGTCAGAAATCAGATCTTGttatacaccaaagaatccacacaggggtgagaccctataactgctctgaatgtgggaaaagcttcagtaataaatcaaatcttgttacacaccaaagaatccacacaggggagagaccctataactgctctgaatgtgggaaaagcttcagtgatgaatcaaatcttgttacacaccaaagaatccacacaggggagagatcctataactgctctgaatgtgggaaaagcttcagtaggaaatcgcatcttgttacacaccaaataatccatacaggggtgagaccctataactgctctgaatgtgggaaaagcttcagtgatAAATCAGGTCTTTGTACACACCAAAGAATGCACACCggggtgaagccttataactgctctgaatgtgggaaaagcttcagtcagaaatcACATCTTGTtaaacaccaaagaatccacacaggggtgacactataa